One Candidatus Korarchaeum sp. genomic region harbors:
- a CDS encoding putative sugar nucleotidyl transferase yields MQVVLFEDSLVQELSPLTDLVPMQEVVVGGAKQFLRFEALYGLKTKWAVRELLRDRIPKERAPEIGSSALLLNSRVMQTESLEEALKLDYGESLVCESGLVAAKVRCLDDEVLKTAANGLALGKVKLCNFKLIKSLWEVSPLSLVELMTRDLAKIYRKSEICVGGLTVVGKHVVVVKEGVEALGPVTIDVREGPVIVESGVVLEPYSHLKGPLYIGEGAQVVSGSRIAGSYLGVRTRAGGEVSTSVLSDFSNKIHFGFIGHSYFGRWVNVGAGSVTSNLKNTYGEVKVRGQPTGLSKVGAYVGDHAKLSIGTLTYAGTIIGTASHVHGLVAEEVPPFTIYGRSLGWDPVELELDSVIRTYRRMAPRRGVEPDPVEEKLLESLFKMTEEVRRRAGVVRGKFLRRAGRS; encoded by the coding sequence GTGCAGGTGGTGTTGTTCGAGGACTCTTTAGTTCAGGAGCTGAGCCCTTTAACCGACTTAGTTCCGATGCAAGAGGTTGTCGTGGGAGGGGCTAAGCAGTTCCTGAGGTTCGAGGCCCTCTACGGGTTGAAGACTAAGTGGGCGGTGAGGGAGCTCCTTAGAGATAGGATTCCGAAGGAAAGGGCTCCTGAAATAGGATCTTCGGCCTTACTCCTCAATTCCAGGGTAATGCAGACTGAATCCCTTGAGGAAGCCTTGAAGCTGGATTACGGTGAGTCCCTAGTGTGCGAGAGTGGGCTAGTGGCTGCTAAGGTGAGGTGTCTTGATGATGAGGTCCTTAAAACTGCTGCAAACGGTCTCGCCTTAGGCAAGGTTAAGCTTTGCAACTTCAAGCTTATCAAGAGTCTCTGGGAGGTATCTCCCCTCTCTTTAGTTGAATTAATGACTAGGGACCTAGCTAAGATTTATAGGAAGAGCGAAATCTGTGTAGGAGGACTAACTGTAGTGGGAAAGCACGTAGTAGTGGTTAAGGAGGGTGTGGAGGCCCTGGGACCCGTTACTATAGACGTGAGGGAGGGGCCCGTCATCGTAGAGAGCGGTGTCGTGCTGGAACCTTACTCCCATCTGAAGGGGCCTCTCTACATAGGCGAGGGAGCTCAGGTGGTCTCTGGGAGCAGGATAGCTGGTAGCTACCTGGGAGTGCGGACTAGAGCTGGAGGAGAGGTCTCGACTAGCGTACTATCGGATTTCTCCAATAAGATACACTTCGGTTTCATAGGCCACAGTTACTTCGGTAGGTGGGTCAACGTAGGCGCTGGCTCGGTCACATCCAACCTGAAGAACACCTATGGGGAGGTCAAGGTGAGAGGTCAGCCCACGGGGTTGAGCAAGGTGGGGGCTTACGTGGGAGATCACGCTAAGCTCTCCATAGGCACCCTGACTTACGCCGGAACGATAATAGGCACCGCTTCTCACGTCCACGGTTTAGTAGCTGAGGAGGTGCCACCCTTCACTATATACGGAAGAAGCTTGGGTTGGGATCCTGTGGAACTGGAGCTTGACTCTGTGATAAGGACTTATAGGAGAATGGCCCCCAGGAGAGGAGTTGAGCCTGATCCAGTTGAGGAGAAGCTCCTAGAATCCCTTTTCAAGATGACGGAGGAGGTCAGGAGAAGGGCAGGGGTCGTGAGGGGGAAGTTCTTGAGGAGGGCCGGGAGAAGTTGA